DNA from Candidatus Cloacimonas acidaminovorans str. Evry:
ATTCCAGTTCGTCCGAATTTTTACAGGCAGTTAACCCCCAAGAAGTTTGGATAACTGCCTCCAGCAGAAATAGTTATCACTTTCCTCATCCCGAAACAATAAAGCGCTTACAAAAACAGCAAACCAAAATCTTCATCACCGGAAACGGAACTATCAGAAAAATGATTGACAGCAGAAGTAACTAATATAAAATGCCTTTGTAAGGATGAAATAATGCAAAAAAATGTGAAAGAAGCGCTGTTATTAGATAAACTTTTTGCCTTGCTGGAAACCAATGGCGAAGTTATGGAAAGCGTAAAACACCAAAAACTGAATAAAAAGCACTACAGCTTTGAGGAATTGAAAACTCAAAACCGGAATACAGAAAATTTACTAAAGGCAATCAAAGAAAGTAGAGCATTGGAAGCAAGGTTAGAAAGTATTTTCAGTGAACTTTCCCTTTTGCCCATAAAGCATTTAAAGACCACCGAGCGTTTGGAACTAAATGAACTTTTTGAGATAAAATCATTCCTTTTCAGTTACTTGCATTTGCAGGAAATATTACAGGAACATAAACTTAATCACCAACATCCGTTACCGGATATGCAAAAAATGTTTTCCCTGCTTGATCCCGAAGGCAATAAACTTCCTACCTTTCGGATTTATCCTTCCTATTCTTCTGTCTTAAAAAAGCTTACCCAAAAGCAGTTTGCTATAGCCAAGCGCTTGAAAGAAGCTCGGAAACGGGATTTGGAAAAGGCAAAACAGGAATTGGGTATGCCTACTTTGAAAGAGGAATTTACTCTTTCCCGCAATCGTAAAGAACAACTGGAGGCAATTTTAGCATCCAAATATTTTATTGTGGTCTCGGAAGGGCTGGCAAATTATAATTTCCGCCTGGCTGATTCTAAAGAAGCTGCTGATTTGAAAGCCGAACTGCATCAACTCTCAATTGAGCTGACGGAAGAGGAAAATAAGATTTTATGCTCTCTTACAACTCAAATACAAAATGCCTTTAGTAATTTTGAGCTTGCCTATAACAGTGCCGGAGAATATGCATGGGATTTTTGCCTAGGTAAATTTGCTTTGCATTATAACTGTTGCCTGCCAACTATAACTCCTTCTTTTGAAGGTATTTATCTTAACGAAGCAGTTAATTTGCCTCTGAAACTTTTTCTGGAAACACTACAACGTCAATACCAACCCCTAAATATTGCAATGAGCAAAAAGGATAATCTGATAACAGGTCCTAATATGGGTGGCAAAAGCACTGCTTTAATAACTATTGGTCAAATGTGCATTTTGGCTTCACTGGGAATACCTTTACCGGCTAAAAAAGCTAAATTACCTCTATATGATGAGGTTTATTACAATCACGATGCGGGAGAAAACAGTGAGACCTTAAGTTCTTTTGCCCGGGAAGTTGTCTCTTTATCTAATATGTTACTGCGTAAGGGAAATAAACTTGTTTTACTGGATGAATTTGCTAAAGGAACCAATCCCGAAGAAGGTGAGGCAATTTGTGTGGCAACGCTTAAGTATTTGATAAATAGTAATAATACTATCATTTCTGCTACTCATTTCAGTGCTCCGGCAGAACTTGCAGGTTTGGCTCATTTTACTATCAAAGGAATTGATGAACAAGGTTTTAAGCGTTTGGAAAAAATGCAGGACAGCAATTTGGAAACACGCTTGGCACTTCTTTCGGAAGCAATGGATTATTCTCTTTTACCTGTTTCTGCAAAGACAGAACCTCCTAAATGTGCAATTCGTATTGCCGGAATTTTAGGTTTACCAGCTGAAATTTTACAACAACTGCCCAAGGAGAAAAATGCCCAAAGTTAGTTCTCAACAAGTGCTTGAATTAGCTTTAGAAGTCGGACGCATAATTTTACAAAGCGGAGGAACTACAAACCGCGTGGAATTGATGATGAAAAAGGTCTGCAATTGTTTTGGCTATCCTGAAACAGAGTCGTATGTAACTCCTACCGGCATTTTTATCAGCATCAAAGATGAAAACGGCAATATTTTTACCAGTATTAAAAGAATAGAAAATCGGCGTATAGACCTGGGGAAAATAACTCGCATCAGCACAATGGTGAATTGTATGGAAGTTAAACCACTTTCCGAACAGGAATTGCAGGAACAACTGGTTAATTTTACAAACGAACTGAGAAAAATAGATAATGAAAACCCTTGGAGCCCCTGGATAAGAGACATCTGTGGAGGTGCCACAAGTGGATTTTTCTGCTTGCTTTTTGGAGGTTCCTGGGCTGAATTTGCTGTTGCCTTTTTCATTGGTGCAGTTGTTACTTTTGGCTTAAAATATCTGGAGAAATTGGCTTTTAATAACTTTCTGCTGAATGCCATAGCAGCAGCGTTGATTGTTATGTTGGCAAAAACATTGGATATCTTCATACCCTATATTCGTTTAGATAATATAATCATTGGTGGAATAATGTTACTTGTTCCAGGGCTATCTATTACAAATGCCATTCGTGATACAATGAGTGGAGACCTTGTTGCTGGAACTGCCAGAGCTGTAGAAGCACTATTTATTACAGTAGGAATCGTAGCGGGAAGTGCTTCAATGCTTAAAATTTGGTCAATGTGGGGTTATTGATGCGTCCGTTTGATACTTTAACTTTAATGCAATTTATTTGGGCTTTTTTAGCTATTTTAGGTTTTTCCATTCGTTCCAACTTAAAAGGGATACGAATTCTTTTTACTGCTTTAAGTGGAGGACTGTGTTGGGCTTTTTATTTAATTATTTTGTATTATAGCAAGTCCATGCTTTTTTCTGTATTCGTAGCTATTATCCTGGTGTGCATTTATTCGGAAATAGTAGCACCGCGTTTAAAAACACCGGTTTCCGTTTTTGTAACCTGTGCTATTATTCCTTTAGTTCCGGGAAGAGGTCTTTTTAATTCTATGCAATTATACATAGCCGGGGATAATTTGCACGCTTCCAAAGCTATTTTACAGACCCTGCTTATTGCTGGAACCATTTCCATTGCAATTGCTATTGTGTCTTCAGTAACCAATTTAATCAACAAACTGATGAACAGATTTTAGGAGCTTAATAAAATGTATAAATCAATAAAACAGCAACAATTGGAGCAAAGAATTCTGAAGCTGCTCTCTGGAAAAGCACTTAAAACAGCCGAGTGGCTTTTTACCAATCCGGAACTGCAAGCAGGTCAAGAATATGCCAATATTGTATCTATTAAGCGTTTGGGCTTTAATGATCACGGTCCTGTCCATATGCGAAAAGCAACTTTGAACGCCATTAAAATGTTCAATTTGCTTAATCAGTCGGGCATTAAAATGAATCTGGAAAAAGAAGGAGCAGGAAATGCGGATGATTCCCTTACAGCTGTAATTTTAGCTTCTTTGCTGCATGATTTGGGAATGGCAATTACCCGCGAGTCCCATGAATTGCTTTCTATTCAACTTGCTATTCCTTATATAGATACAGTTTTAAACACTTTGCATTCGGAAAATGAAATTGTTTTAAAAACCGCTATTCGTTCTCTTGCCATTGAAGGTATTTTTGGTCATATGGCAACCCATAAAATTCATTCTCTGGAGGCGGGTTTGGTTTTAATTGGGGATGGAAGTGATATGGAGAAAGGCAGAGCCAGAATTCCTACGATGCTTTCTTCTCAAACCAGAGTTGGAGATATTCACCGGACTTCTGCTTCCGCTATTCAAAAAGTGAAAATTTTTAAGGGGCAGGAAAAGCCCATCAATATTACTGTGGAAATGAATGCTTCGGTAGGTTTTTTCCAGGTGGAAGAGGTATTTTTTCCCAAAATTAATATCAGTCCGGTGAAACCGTATATTGAGCTTTATGCAGGAGTGACGGATAGAGAAATGCTGAGGTATTTGTAAGGTGAGAGGTAGAGAAGTAGAGAGAAAAAATTGAGATAGAACATTAGAGATACAATGAAAGTTATAGTATCACTTTAATTGTTCTTCAAATAATAAAATCTGCGTAATCTGTGGGAAACAAAATACGCGAACATTTTCTTCCCAAGGTTGTTTACATAGCCAGGAAACGGCAGAAGGGCTAATTGGCTTGGAGGGAATATCATTCCGGGTGTAGAATTCAGTCATAAAGAACTCTGCCAGAACAGGGATATCTTCAATCCGTTTTCTGAGAGAGAGAATTTATTTTTTAATAATTAATCTTCCTCAGGGTCTAAAATATTTTCTTCGTCCAGCAATCCCATTTTGTCCATTTCGGATAAGAAAAGCTCATTAAACTTATCGGCTATAATATCATACAATTCCTCATCTTCAATGGGGTAAAAAGTAACAATATCTCCTTCTCCGATCATTTGATAGATGTCATAAATATCTTCTCCTTCAGGTACTAAGGCAATATATTGTTTATCTTCATAGTCAATATGCCCGATAGGGATGTAATTTTGAATAGAGCCATCTTCGCTTTGGACGGGAATAACAAATTGCTCATGCTGACATTCTTCGTCACAGATATGTGTATCTGCAGGTTGGGTTTCGTTTTTTTCTTTTGGGGTCATTGGAGTATCCTTGTTTATATTTTAGTCATAATTTGGAAGGCATATTTTTTGGCAAGCCAAATCTTTGTTTTTTCGTAAAGCAGATATAGAAAGCAGGGAAAAGGGAAAGAAAATTGATTGACGGTTTTAAGCCCTGTATTTTTTAAGATAAACAAAACAAAATTAATATTCTGGAGGAAAAATGAATTATCGTGTGCTCGCGATAAATCCTGGTTCAACATCAACCAAAATTGCTGTTTATGATGACAGCACCCCCGTTTTTGAAAAGACCTTACGCCACGATCCTGAAGAATTAAATCAATTTGGAGATCTTTTTAATCAGACGGATTTTCGTAAGGCATTGGTTATGGAAGCGATGGAAGAAAATAATGTCCATCCCCAAAGTTTAAATGCCGTAGTTGGTAGAGGTGGTTTAGTTCGTCCTGTAAGTGGAGGAACCTGGAAAGTAAATGAAGCAATGTTACGCGATCTGAAAGATATTACAATTTGGGGAAGAAGTCATGCTTCCAATTTAGGTGCCTTTTTGGCAAAAGCGGTTGCCGAACCACTTGGCATTCCCTATTTTATAGTTGATCCTGTAGCCACGGATGAAATGGAGGATATTGCGCGTTTAGCAGGCATTCCTGAAATTGAACATAAAAGTTTGTTTCATGCCTTAAATATCCGCTATATTTGTCGTTTACTGGCAGAAAAACTGGGAAAGAACTTAACTGAAGTTAATTTCATTGGAGTGCACCTGGGAGGGGGAATTTCCGTTGCCGCCATAAAAAACGGACGAGTAGTAGATGTTAATAATGCTCTTTTAGGTACGGGACCCTTTTCTCCTCAAAGAGCTGGCTCTCTTCCCATCGGCGATTTGATAGAAATGTGCTATTCGGGTAAATACACTAAAAAAGAGCTTACCACTTATCTTTCCAAGGGTGCAGGTCTTATGGCTTATTTAGGAACCGACAGCGGAATTGAAGTGGGTAAAAGAGTTGCAGAAGGTGACCAAAAAGCTAAACTTGTTTTAGATGCTATGTGCTATAGAATTTCCAAGGAAATCGGTTCCTGTTCTGCAGTGCTTGCGGGAAAAGTGGAGGGAATTTATCTTAGCGGTGGTTTGGCATATAACGATTATATAGTAAATTTTATTAAAGAGCATACAAAGTTTATAGCTCCGATATATTTATATCCTGGCGAAAAAGAAATGGAAGCTCTCTGCCAGGGTGGAATTAGAGTTCTGAATGGAACCGAAGAAGCAAAGGAATATCCTTATTGAAATATTTCCTGATTATCTTTCTGCTTACTATTGGCATTTTCCTTAGTGCAGAAAGTTGGACTGTCCTTCTTTATATGGCTGCCGATAATAATTTGGCAGAAATGGGCAGATTAGATATAAATTCTCTGGAAAGTGTTGCCCAACCTGCGGATTTGAACTTAATTGTGCAAGCCGACTTTCCGGAAGGAGCAAAACGCTATAAAATTCAACAGGATAATTCGGAACAAATAACTTCACCGGTTTTAGCAAACCTGGGAACAATCAATAGCGGAGATCCTAACACCTTAAATAGTTTTATAAAATGGGGCTTCAACCGCTATCCCGCTCAGCGCAAAATGCTTATTATTTGGTCACATGGGGATAGCTGGTATAAAGACAACAGCGGAAAATGGATTTGTCCCGATGATAATGCTCAAGACCTGATTAGTGTTTCCGGGGGAGAACTGGTTTTGGCACTATCAGGAATTCCCTATTTAGATATTTTACTGTTTGATGCCTGCAGTATGCAATGTATTGAAGTAATCAATGAAATTCACAGCTTTGCGGATTATATAATCGGTTCGGAAGACCTTGTTCCCCAATACGGTTTTCCTTATGAAGATATTATTCCCCTTTTTAATGGTGACTTTGATGAGCTGTTAGCGCAAATTCCCGAACTCTATGTTTCTTCCTATTTGCCGGGACAGGGTATAAATCCCGGAGGAGCTCTTTGGTCTGTTACCTGTTCAGTGGTGAAAACAGAATTAGTGCCTCAGTTTGTGCAACAGATAAAGAATTTTGCTATCAGCCAAAGATTTCTTGCCCCTAAATATTTTACTGTTCGCAATTCCTGCTATTCTATGAACACAGGACTCGCAGATGTAGATATCAGAGATTTTTTGGAAAAAGCACAAACGATTTGGACAAGCGGAACACAAAATTTGCTCTCTCTTTGGAATTCTATTGTTATCAGCAGTTGTTTTACCAATCCTGAAGAAACAGGAAATATTGGAACTGCGGCAATTTGGTTTCCTGATAGCAGATTCAATTTTGAAAACGGCTGGAGACAATATCATAAGCTGAATTTTTCTCGCTCCCGTTGGCTCAGTTTTGTAAATTCGGCTATCGGAAATGATACTTTTCCTCCTGAAACACCTATTCTCATCTCCCAAAATCTGATTTATAACACTTTGCAAATTTCTCTGCAGGCAAATCCCGATCCCGATTCCCTTTACTATGAAATAACCATAGACGAGGGACAGCATTTCCAATATTTTTATACTAATCCCGATAATGCTGTGTTTACGATTATGCTACAAATCTCCCAAAACGGAACTTATCAAATCCGAGCTATTGACCAAAGTGGCAACAAAAGCCAACCCTTAATTGGAAATTATACCTATTCTAACCCCCAGGCATCAATCATAATTAACCCGAATCCTGTTTCTGGAACTTCCTTAGCCGTTTTAAGGTGGTGGGCAAGTGAAGAGCTTGCAGGTAAAATTCAACTGGAAATTTATAACCTGAAAGGCCAAAAAGTAATAAATAGATATTTGGGAGAAGTAATTGCGGGTGAAGGCAATTTCCTGCTTTCTGCAGAACCGAAATTTAGAGCTCTGCCTTCCGGAGTTTACATTTTAAGATTGCACCTGGGAAACAGGAAATTTACAAAAAAGCTGACTATCTTATACTAAAATTATGCGTTTGGGAATAATGTGGATAACCTGTGGATAAGTTTTGTGGAAAGTCATCTACAAAATATAACAGCTATTATTTTCAGTCAGTTAATAAATTATAGTTATCCACAGAGCTTGTGGATAAGTCCCTATCTGATTAAAAATAAGAGAACTTGGAATTAAGGATAGTTGATGAGAGAAAATGTTGCCGTTCCTAAAATGAGTAATGAACATCTGCGCTATCTTTCTAAACTGAAACAGAAGAAATTCCGTTTGCAGGAAGGTCTGGTAATTGTTGAAGGGAAAAGAACTTTGGAACAGCTCTTTGCTTGGGACATTAAAGCTAAAGAACTGTATATCGTTGAGAGTGAACCCATCGTTTCGGCAGCAATAAGTTATACCGTTTCCGAACAAGGAATGAAACGACTTTGCGATTCGGAACAGCCGCAAAAAATAGCAGGTTTGTTTTCTTTGCCCAAACCCCGTAAAATAGCTTTTAAGAAAGCATTTTATCTGGACGATATAAGCGATCCGGGAAATTTGGGAACGATTTTTAGAATTGCCGCTGCCTTTAATATTGACTGTTTAATTCTTTCTCCCAAGACCTGTGAAATTAGCTCTCCTAAAGTGATTCGTGCCTCTTTAGGAGCGGTGTATAAGGTGCCTTTTTTCTTTTGTGAGATGGAAAAGTTGCAAGAATTAAAGGCACATATATTTGCTTTGGATATGCAGGGAAAAATTCCTCTCACTAATTTTGCACCACCTTCAGAACCTTATATAGTTGCTTTAGGCAACGAAGCTAAAGGCATATCTTCCTCTATTTTAAAAATTGCCGAAGAAACACTCTGTATTCCAATGCCCGGAGAAATGGAATCTCTGAATGTATCTGTCTCTTCCGCTATTTTAGCTTACACTCTTAGCTTGAACTAATCTTATTTTATTCCAAAGTAGAAGAAAAAAATTTGCACTTGACAAATTTATAATTATATTTACAAGAGAACTATATCATAAAAGGAGTGTGAGTATGGAAAATTGCGTGGCTGAAAGGATACTTTGTTTACCCGAATTACATTATTCAGGGTTGTGCTTCAAAATTAAAATACTATTGAAGAGAACTGTCATCTATTACTATGAAACCTGGCTTTTTGTTTCAAAAAAAGCGGAAGGTTTAAATTCCTATCAAGCACATTATAAATATAAGATCCGTACAGGTGTCTTAATATAAAGGAGAAACAAAAATGAAACAACTACCAAAACTTCTCGCAGTGGTGCTGTTACTAGTAATTATCAGTTCCTGCACAATCAACAAACCGATTTGCGCTACTTCTAATCCGTTGGGCGAAAAACAAGGTGTTTATACTCAAATCGGTATTTTGTTCTTTCAACCTGTTGCGAACTCAGATGCCGCTATTGCCAAGGCAGCTGAAAATGGTGGGATAACTAATATTTCTACTGTTGATTATAACACTACCTGGCTTCTCTTTCTGATGAAATACCAAACCATAGTAACAGGAAATTGATACTGTAGTGTGGTTTTTAGAGAATAGTTCTCTTTTATTTTGTTTCTGTTTTCAGTTAGGATGATATTTTCAGGAAAGGAAACAGAACTTTGAACTGTAGGAAATGAAGTGGGAACGGTAACTTTATGTTTGCCTGAAGGATATTTAAAAGTAATTAAAGCTTAGTGATAAACAAATAAGACAACGGGACTTTGATTTGTAAGCTACACCGGCAAAAAGTTTTTTTTGTGGAAAGTGGTGTTTACGCGTATTTTCTTATAGTTTTCAGATATAGGGAAACTATATGGGAGGAGGAAGTCCGTTTTTTGTTACCTGGATAATATCATTCCTTTATTAAGTAAAGCGCTTTATAATTACTGATCAGGTAAGTATTCCGGTAAGTTTAGGAAAATATAATTACATTTTTTAGCGGGCTCTATAAATAAAATATCCTTGTTCTATAATAGTTTTCCTCTGCTATAATGGAAGTTACGAAAGGGATGAGGTAAATGAAGAATTGACAAAAAAGGGGAGATACAGGACTTGGTAATTAAAATATATTTTCTAAGGGAGGAACAGGAATGTTGAATATTGTAAATCAGAAAACGGGATGGATAGAAGTTATTTGCGGAAGTATGTTCAGTGGTAAAACGGAGGAACTAATTCGGAGAATCAGACGGGCTGAATATGCTAAACAAAAAGTGCTGGTTTTTAAGCCGGTTATTGATAATCGTTACGATGCCAATAATATTGTTTCTCATTCACAAATGCAGGCACCTTCAATTCCGATAAATGCTCCCGGAGAAATTTATAGTTATCTGGATGACGATGTAAAAATAATAGCTATTGATGAAGCACAATTTTTTGATCCTTCCCTTGTTGGTATCTGTAATGATTTGGCAGATAGAGGTTATAGGGTTATTGTAGCCGGTTTGGATCAGGATTATAAAGGTGAGCCCTTTGGAAGTATGCCTCAATTAATGGCGATTGCAGAATATATTACCAAGAATTTGGCTATTTGTGTGGTCTGCGGTAATCCTGCTAATAGAACTCAACGCACAATTCATAAGGATGAGCAGATTCTGGTTGGTTCCACAGATGCTTATGAAGCAAGATGCAGAAATTGTCATGAGGTTTTGGATTGATATATTCAACCAGTTTAACGGGTTCCATATTACTTTTTGCAGTTCGGATTATTCAGATTTATAATATTTTAATTATCGCGCGCGTTTTTGCTTCCTGGATAATTCGGAATCCGTATAATCGTTTATATCACTTTTTAATAAGTATCACAGAACCGGTTTTAGGACCAATCCGTCATATTTTACCTCCGATGATGGGATTGGATTTATCTCCGATAATTGCATTTTTTATTCTTGATCTATTATCTCGTCTTTTAATTTCGTTAATTTAAGGTGGAGGAATTTATGCCCCTATTTCCTTTGGATATAAGACATCAGGAGTTTTCCACTGCAATGTTTGGTTACAGCAAAAAAGAAGTGCGTGCTTTTTTAGACCAGATAGCTTCTGAAGTTGAGGCATTTCAAAAACAGCTGGAAAAAGAAATTGCCCGTCAGGAACAAAAACAAAATGAAGTGAAACAAGAAGCATTACAAGCTGGTAGTGCTGTAGAAGAATTGAAAAGAAGAGAAGAATTAATTAGCCGAACTCTTGTTTTTGCAGAAAAAACCAAAGCGGATATTATAGCCAACGCTCGCAAGGAAGCAGAAAATATTATTAAGGAAGCAGACCTGAAAGCTAAAAGAGCTATCCAGGAAGCAAAACAGTATTTAAGCGTGCTGGAACATCAATATCTCCAATTAAAAGAACAGAAAAGACAATTCCTAATACAGTTTAAGGTAGAACTCCAAAGTTTTCAGGATAGAATAAATAAAGACCCTCTTTTAAGCAAAGATAGTGAATTGAGGTTAGATAGCGAATTTCATCAAATAAAAGAAGAAATTGTGCCCAAACCAGAAAATACGGAAACACAAAACGAGAAGAACAAATAAATGAGCAGTTATAAAGATACCTCTGCCTGGCTGAAAACCAAATTACCTAAACAACCACAAATTGCAGTTATTTTAGGAACGGGATTAAGTAATATGGCAGAAGTATTTCCGCTACTTTATTCTATACCTTATAATCAAATACCCGGTTTTGTTCAAAGCACGGCTCCTACGCATAAAGGAAATTTGCTGTTATGTGAAGTTGAGGGAATTCCTGTTATTTTTTTACAGGGACGCTTTCATTATTATGAGGGCTATTCAATGCAGGAAGTTGTTTTCCCAGTAAGGGTTTTATCGGCATTAGGAATAAAGGTTTTAATTGTTACTAACGCTTCCGGAAGTTTAAGAAAAGAACTGGAACCAGGAACTATTGTCCAACTGCAGGATCATATTAACTTTATGGGCACTAATCCCTTAATAGGAATGAATGATGATGATTTGGGTGAAAGATTTCCCTCTATGAATAAGGTATATGATCCGGAACTTTGTTTGTTGGCAGATAAAGTAGCTTTTGATTTGGGCATTAAAACAGCTAAAGGTGTTTATATAGCAGTTACAGGACCTTCGTTGGAAACAAAAGCTGAATGTTCTGCTTTTGCTTCTTGGGGTGCAGACCTTGTTG
Protein-coding regions in this window:
- the kamC gene encoding lysine 5,6-aminomutase reactivase ATPase KamC, giving the protein MQKNVKEALLLDKLFALLETNGEVMESVKHQKLNKKHYSFEELKTQNRNTENLLKAIKESRALEARLESIFSELSLLPIKHLKTTERLELNELFEIKSFLFSYLHLQEILQEHKLNHQHPLPDMQKMFSLLDPEGNKLPTFRIYPSYSSVLKKLTQKQFAIAKRLKEARKRDLEKAKQELGMPTLKEEFTLSRNRKEQLEAILASKYFIVVSEGLANYNFRLADSKEAADLKAELHQLSIELTEEENKILCSLTTQIQNAFSNFELAYNSAGEYAWDFCLGKFALHYNCCLPTITPSFEGIYLNEAVNLPLKLFLETLQRQYQPLNIAMSKKDNLITGPNMGGKSTALITIGQMCILASLGIPLPAKKAKLPLYDEVYYNHDAGENSETLSSFAREVVSLSNMLLRKGNKLVLLDEFAKGTNPEEGEAICVATLKYLINSNNTIISATHFSAPAELAGLAHFTIKGIDEQGFKRLEKMQDSNLETRLALLSEAMDYSLLPVSAKTEPPKCAIRIAGILGLPAEILQQLPKEKNAQS
- a CDS encoding threonine/serine exporter family protein, producing the protein MPKVSSQQVLELALEVGRIILQSGGTTNRVELMMKKVCNCFGYPETESYVTPTGIFISIKDENGNIFTSIKRIENRRIDLGKITRISTMVNCMEVKPLSEQELQEQLVNFTNELRKIDNENPWSPWIRDICGGATSGFFCLLFGGSWAEFAVAFFIGAVVTFGLKYLEKLAFNNFLLNAIAAALIVMLAKTLDIFIPYIRLDNIIIGGIMLLVPGLSITNAIRDTMSGDLVAGTARAVEALFITVGIVAGSASMLKIWSMWGY
- a CDS encoding threonine/serine exporter family protein encodes the protein MRPFDTLTLMQFIWAFLAILGFSIRSNLKGIRILFTALSGGLCWAFYLIILYYSKSMLFSVFVAIILVCIYSEIVAPRLKTPVSVFVTCAIIPLVPGRGLFNSMQLYIAGDNLHASKAILQTLLIAGTISIAIAIVSSVTNLINKLMNRF
- a CDS encoding phosphohydrolase, encoding MYKSIKQQQLEQRILKLLSGKALKTAEWLFTNPELQAGQEYANIVSIKRLGFNDHGPVHMRKATLNAIKMFNLLNQSGIKMNLEKEGAGNADDSLTAVILASLLHDLGMAITRESHELLSIQLAIPYIDTVLNTLHSENEIVLKTAIRSLAIEGIFGHMATHKIHSLEAGLVLIGDGSDMEKGRARIPTMLSSQTRVGDIHRTSASAIQKVKIFKGQEKPINITVEMNASVGFFQVEEVFFPKINISPVKPYIELYAGVTDREMLRYL
- a CDS encoding AAA-type ATPase lid domain-containing protein; amino-acid sequence: MLSLRKRIEDIPVLAEFFMTEFYTRNDIPSKPISPSAVSWLCKQPWEENVRVFCFPQITQILLFEEQLK
- a CDS encoding DUF1292 domain-containing protein: MTPKEKNETQPADTHICDEECQHEQFVIPVQSEDGSIQNYIPIGHIDYEDKQYIALVPEGEDIYDIYQMIGEGDIVTFYPIEDEELYDIIADKFNELFLSEMDKMGLLDEENILDPEED
- the buk gene encoding butyrate kinase; protein product: MNYRVLAINPGSTSTKIAVYDDSTPVFEKTLRHDPEELNQFGDLFNQTDFRKALVMEAMEENNVHPQSLNAVVGRGGLVRPVSGGTWKVNEAMLRDLKDITIWGRSHASNLGAFLAKAVAEPLGIPYFIVDPVATDEMEDIARLAGIPEIEHKSLFHALNIRYICRLLAEKLGKNLTEVNFIGVHLGGGISVAAIKNGRVVDVNNALLGTGPFSPQRAGSLPIGDLIEMCYSGKYTKKELTTYLSKGAGLMAYLGTDSGIEVGKRVAEGDQKAKLVLDAMCYRISKEIGSCSAVLAGKVEGIYLSGGLAYNDYIVNFIKEHTKFIAPIYLYPGEKEMEALCQGGIRVLNGTEEAKEYPY
- a CDS encoding clostripain-related cysteine peptidase: MKYFLIIFLLTIGIFLSAESWTVLLYMAADNNLAEMGRLDINSLESVAQPADLNLIVQADFPEGAKRYKIQQDNSEQITSPVLANLGTINSGDPNTLNSFIKWGFNRYPAQRKMLIIWSHGDSWYKDNSGKWICPDDNAQDLISVSGGELVLALSGIPYLDILLFDACSMQCIEVINEIHSFADYIIGSEDLVPQYGFPYEDIIPLFNGDFDELLAQIPELYVSSYLPGQGINPGGALWSVTCSVVKTELVPQFVQQIKNFAISQRFLAPKYFTVRNSCYSMNTGLADVDIRDFLEKAQTIWTSGTQNLLSLWNSIVISSCFTNPEETGNIGTAAIWFPDSRFNFENGWRQYHKLNFSRSRWLSFVNSAIGNDTFPPETPILISQNLIYNTLQISLQANPDPDSLYYEITIDEGQHFQYFYTNPDNAVFTIMLQISQNGTYQIRAIDQSGNKSQPLIGNYTYSNPQASIIINPNPVSGTSLAVLRWWASEELAGKIQLEIYNLKGQKVINRYLGEVIAGEGNFLLSAEPKFRALPSGVYILRLHLGNRKFTKKLTILY
- a CDS encoding TrmH family RNA methyltransferase produces the protein MRENVAVPKMSNEHLRYLSKLKQKKFRLQEGLVIVEGKRTLEQLFAWDIKAKELYIVESEPIVSAAISYTVSEQGMKRLCDSEQPQKIAGLFSLPKPRKIAFKKAFYLDDISDPGNLGTIFRIAAAFNIDCLILSPKTCEISSPKVIRASLGAVYKVPFFFCEMEKLQELKAHIFALDMQGKIPLTNFAPPSEPYIVALGNEAKGISSSILKIAEETLCIPMPGEMESLNVSVSSAILAYTLSLN
- a CDS encoding TRL domain-containing protein translates to MKQLPKLLAVVLLLVIISSCTINKPICATSNPLGEKQGVYTQIGILFFQPVANSDAAIAKAAENGGITNISTVDYNTTWLLFLMKYQTIVTGN
- a CDS encoding thymidine kinase gives rise to the protein MNIVNQKTGWIEVICGSMFSGKTEELIRRIRRAEYAKQKVLVFKPVIDNRYDANNIVSHSQMQAPSIPINAPGEIYSYLDDDVKIIAIDEAQFFDPSLVGICNDLADRGYRVIVAGLDQDYKGEPFGSMPQLMAIAEYITKNLAICVVCGNPANRTQRTIHKDEQILVGSTDAYEARCRNCHEVLD
- a CDS encoding YggT family protein; this encodes MIYSTSLTGSILLFAVRIIQIYNILIIARVFASWIIRNPYNRLYHFLISITEPVLGPIRHILPPMMGLDLSPIIAFFILDLLSRLLISLI
- a CDS encoding DivIVA domain-containing protein, giving the protein MPLFPLDIRHQEFSTAMFGYSKKEVRAFLDQIASEVEAFQKQLEKEIARQEQKQNEVKQEALQAGSAVEELKRREELISRTLVFAEKTKADIIANARKEAENIIKEADLKAKRAIQEAKQYLSVLEHQYLQLKEQKRQFLIQFKVELQSFQDRINKDPLLSKDSELRLDSEFHQIKEEIVPKPENTETQNEKNK
- a CDS encoding purine-nucleoside phosphorylase, with the protein product MSSYKDTSAWLKTKLPKQPQIAVILGTGLSNMAEVFPLLYSIPYNQIPGFVQSTAPTHKGNLLLCEVEGIPVIFLQGRFHYYEGYSMQEVVFPVRVLSALGIKVLIVTNASGSLRKELEPGTIVQLQDHINFMGTNPLIGMNDDDLGERFPSMNKVYDPELCLLADKVAFDLGIKTAKGVYIAVTGPSLETKAECSAFASWGADLVGMSTVPEVITARHSGLKVLAYSIVTNYSNLFHNLAHSQEEIQRIANISGKQLQKLIAELILRLTRTFSLTS